A section of the Ogataea parapolymorpha DL-1 chromosome II, whole genome shotgun sequence genome encodes:
- a CDS encoding Conserved hypothetical membrane protein has protein sequence MFNANEANMGSKINFIFTGCSFLSIFVFYFYLPETAGRSFEEIDEMFALKIPARQWKHWQTKKQEESDRYLKELKIVESHDELPKTIV, from the coding sequence ATGTTTAACGCAAACGAGGCAAACATGGGATCAAAAATCAATTTCATATTCACAGGGTGCTCATTCCTTTCGATCTTTGTGTTCTACTTTTACCTTCCGGAAACCGCGGGGCGCTCCTTTgaggagatcgacgagatgttTGCTCTGAAGATTCCTGCGCGTCAGTGGAAACACtggcaaacaaaaaaaCAGGAGGAGTCTGACCGGTacttgaaagagctgaaaatcGTCGAGTCTCACGATGAGCTTCCGAAAACGATTGTGTAG
- a CDS encoding putative secreted protein produces MKFLSLTAALTALASFAVAEDLTTYSLVIDRDGAIFTKVLTSTIGNTDAGYAQQYVTNTNIHVYTVGDAEASSSFWAYVSTATASA; encoded by the coding sequence ATGAAGTTCCTGTCCCTCACCGCTGCTTTGACTGCCCTTGCTTCCTTCGCTGTCGCCGAAGACCTTACCACTTACTCTCTGGTTATCGACAGGGATGGGGCAATTTTCACCAAGGTTCTAACTTCCACGATTGGAAACACTGATGCTGGATATGCCCAGCAATATGTTACCAACACCAACATCCACGTTTACACCGTCGGAGATGCTGAGgcttcctcctctttctgGGCATACGTTAGTACTGCCACTGCTTCTGCATAG
- a CDS encoding putative transporter: MSDNKSSIHNFQENAIKSFRSPLGKEVVVDENHADVALEYARKLDTIEDVTDQEYNALKRKIDFMILPLISLIYGVQYMDKSTTSFAAIMGLRTDLNMVGQQYSWTTTAFYLAFLAAVFPLSRCLQRFPLVKTTSVCIILWGIVLTCHAACSNYAGFIVCRILLGCLESAVTPGFVLLSAKWYRQEESFLRTVVYYSNNGFGTILGCAIAYGCYVHADSYSIEAWKVLFIVTGVMTIVLGGLLMVHIPDNPPDAWFLNEREKVLVFQRVKDSKQGYGNPEWKWYQFKESLIDPRTWLGFFYAFSSNIPNGGLGSFMSILLSDSLKYGDKKSLLMRMPGGAVETVGLIAFALFVGKFPYRIGISSFITIVVIVGSCMLAFSSNAHAQLAGLYLYSLSPIGMICFLSLFGSNTLGYSKKVTSQAILLIGYCVGNLVGPQTFLSTEAPGYHSAKIAIVVCYVFSLFCLFALLGVNYFDNKRRERLESENPPPEIENLEFSDLTDYEMPGFRYLY, encoded by the coding sequence ATGTCCGACAATAAAAGCTCCATTCACAATTTCCAGGAGAACGCCATCAAAAGCTTCAGATCTCCTCTTGGAAAAGAGGTCGTGGTGGATGAGAACCATGCCGACGTAGCGTTAGAGTATGCAAGAAAGCTGGACACGATTGAAGATGTTACAGACCAAGAATACAATGCTTTGAAACGGAAAATCGATTTTATGATCCTGCCACTTATTTCTCTTATCTATGGAGTCCAATACATGGACAAGAGTACAACTTCTTTTGCAGCCATCATGGGCCTACGAACCGACCTGAACATGGTGGGCCAACAATACTCGTGGACTACCACGGCGTTTTACTTAGCGTTTCTTGCAGCAGTGTTTCCTTTGTCGAGGTGCTTGCAACGTTTCCCACTTGTTAAAACTACCTCGGTTTGTATTATTCTTTGGGGAATAGTTTTAACGTGTCACGCAGCATGTTCCAATTACGCGGGCTTTATTGTCTGTCGTATTCTTCTGGGATGTCTGGAATCAGCTGTGACTCCTGGTTTTGTGTTACTTTCGGCCAAATGGTATCGACAGGAGGAGTCTTTCTTGAGGACAGTGGTGTACTACTCCAATAATGGGTTTGGTACAATACTCGGATGTGCTATTGCCTACGGTTGCTATGTTCACGCTGACTCCTACTCCATAGAAGCATGGAAAGTGCTATTCATTGTGACTGGTGTTATGACCATCGTCCTTGGAGGCTTATTGATGGTTCATATTCCAGACAATCCCCCAGACGCTtggtttttgaacgagagAGAAAAGGTCTTAGTCTTCCAGAGAGTCAAAGATAGCAAGCAAGGATACGGAAACCCAGAGTGGAAATGGTATCAATTTAAGGAATCTTTGATCGATCCTAGAACATGGCTTGGGTTTTTCTATGCCTTTTCATCAAACATTCCTAATGGTGGACTTGGATCCTTTATGTCAATTTTGCTGTCCGACTCACTAAAATATGGCGATAAGAAAAGTTTGCTCATGAGAATGCCTGGTGGAGCTGTTGAGACTGTCGGATTAATTGCATTTGCACTTTTTGTGGGAAAGTTCCCATACAGAATTGGTATTTCTTCGTTTATCACTATTGTTGTTATCGTTGGATCATGCATGCTGGCCTTTTCTTCGAATGCTCACGCGCAACTCGCGGGACTATATTTGTATTCGCTGTCCCCTATCGGAATGATTTGTTTCCTTTCTCTCTTTGGATCGAATACCCTTGGGTACTCCAAAAAGGTTACTTCACAAGCAATTCTTTTGATCGGCTACTGCGTTGGAAACCTCGTTGGACCACAGACATTTTTGAGTACCGAAGCCCCGGGATATCATTCGGCTAAGATTGCAATTGTCGTCTGCTACGTTTTCTCACTCTTTTGCTTATTCGCTCTGCTTGGAGTTAACTATTTTGATAACAAGCGCAGAGAGAGATTGGAAAGCGAGAATCCTCCGCCAGAAATTGAGAACTTGGAATTTTCTGATCTGACTGACTACGAAATGCCAGGGTTCAGGTACCTTTACTAA
- a CDS encoding Conserved hypothetical membrane protein, giving the protein MSLPKYQKAVIVEKYGSGLTLKEIPVPEVAPGRVLVKVEASVLGSGLKSRVEAPKNPQFSLPEPFIAGTAGVGRVIESDTFKKGQLVYLDSAVWSRDAPSHYLVKSVADGPTPESKALSAQEYKRNGYLSEYALVDIESCYPINEEAINFDTDFIPGLSFPLVAYGGFREVDLKPGETVAVGPCTGRFSSAAVAVAASLGAKVLALGRDKAALEKLASNYKNVYPVVLTGDKEADTATLQKFGSLDVFMDFSPSGVPGPIYLDAALGALRFGGRIVLSGLVFGNVTIPYALIVANDLTVKGKFMYSRQEAKDFFKLVENEIFKLDHVSAKKFPIEKYSEAVDEAQEKGPWDHLIVVNTK; this is encoded by the coding sequence ATGTCGTTACCAAAATACCAAAAAGCAGTTATTGTTGAGAAGTATGGATCGGGCCTTACACTCAAAGAAATTCCCGTGCCTGAAGTGGCTCCTGGCCGGGTGCTGGTAAAAGTGGAAGCCAGCGTTCTGGGAAGTGGACTCAAGTCCAGAGTCGAGGCACCTAAAAATCCACAGTTTAGTCTTCCCGAGCCTTTCATTGCAGGAACAGCCGGCGTGGGAAGAGTGATCGAGAGTGACACTTTTAAAAAGGGGCAGCTCGTTTATCTTGATTCCGCCGTTTGGTCGAGAGATGCTCCCAGCCACTATCTGGTGAAGTCGGTTGCAGATGGTCCAACTCCAGAATCTAAGGCCTTATCGGCACAAGAGTACAAGAGAAACGGCTACCTGTCGGAGTACGCACTCGTGGACATTGAGAGCTGCTACCCTATCAATGAAGAGGCTATCAATTTCGACACGGACTTTATTCCTGGCTTGAGCTTCCCTCTCGTGGCCTATGGTGGATTTAGAGAGGTAGATTTAAAGCCAGGAGAGACTGTGGCTGTCGGTCCTTGTACCGGACGGTTTAGCAGTGCTGCTGTTGCGGTGGCCGCTTCACTGGGTGCTAAAGTCCTTGCCTTAGGAAGAGACAAAGCGGCTCTCGAGAAACTTGCATCCAATTATAAAAACGTTTATCCTGTTGTTCTGACAGGCGATAAAGAGGCTGATACAGCTACTCTTCAAAAGTTCGGTTCTCTCGACGTTTTTATGGACTTCAGCCCTAGCGGAGTACCAGGCCCAATTTATCTGGATGCTGCCCTCGGTGCCCTCAgatttggaggaagaaTTGTACTTTCGGGCCTAgtttttggcaatgttACTATCCCATATGCACTAATTGTCGCAAATGATCTTACTGTCAAAGGTAAGTTCATGTATTCGCGCcaggaggccaaggactTCTTCAAATTGGTTGAGAATGAAATCTTTAAGCTGGATCACGTGAGCGCAAAGAAATTCCCTATCGAGAAGTACTCAGAAGCTGTTGACGAGGCCCAAGAAAAAGGTCCATGGGATCACCTGATTGTGGTTAACACTAAGTAA
- a CDS encoding putative transporter has product MIIDPDSRARYDTPQEEDDQPVHARTSFKLEMEDLIRNSLPTLLTFLLQSSLLLIIPIYFAGKQGKDVLSASSMAITLFYITGPALVFGFCTAEDTLCSTAFGAKSYTKVGLYYQRCMLILHMMFIPIALLWINSGPLLRVFSPELADMCVPILRLMVLAIPALIVFECSKRYLLSQNKFRAPTMVLLGALPFSLIFNTAFKTFYLGPALSLVLTYWTVCMLVVTYIYFDDHQCWNSDLRPSVLLQDWGQFSIGLSGIVMVCAESFSFRVITLLSAKFGSVELASQTVVTTISMFLFQFPFSFGICSSVRLANYIGARSHNCVTVMRVATVATAVIGLINFSIMFFFRGWLPHIFTDDEEVIKFTANLLRGVAFNEFGDAVNAIFSSLLRGQGRQNIGSVLNLTAYYMIAIPLELLFGFYFGLGVAGLWVGFLLGELFLSAAEVYLIWSTNWDGLIEKNQAIV; this is encoded by the coding sequence ATGATTATAGACCCAGATTCACGCGCACGGTATGACACTCCCCAAGAGGAGGATGATCAGCCAGTGCATGCCAGAACATCGTTTAAGCTAGAAATGGAAGACCTTATAAGAAATTCACTGCCCACGCTCCTAACGTTCCTGTTGCAAAGTTCGCTTTTATTAATAATCCCCATTTATTTTGCTGGAAAGCAGGGGAAGGATGTGTTGTCCGCATCATCCATGGCCATCACCCTATTCTACATCACAGGACCAGCACTCGTTTTTGGATTCTGTACCGCAGAAGATACACTGTGCTCCACTGCATTTGGGGCAAAAAGCTACACCAAAGTCGGTCTCTATTACCAGAGATGCATGTTGATTTTGCATATGATGTTCATTCCGATTGCATTGCTGTGGATCAACTCCGGCCCCCTGCTCCGGGTATTTTCGCCGGAGCTTGCAGACATGTGTGTCCCAATTTTGCGGCTCATGGTGCTCGCAATTCCGGCTCTCATCGTGTTTGAGTGCTCCAAGCGGTACTTGCTATCCCAGAACAAGTTCAGAGCACCGACCATGGTGCTGCTTGGAGCACTGCCTTTCAGTTTGATATTCAATACGGCGTTTAAGACATTCTACTTGGGACCGGCATTGTCGTTGGTGCTAACGTACTGGACCGTTTGCATGTTGGTAGTCACGTACATATACTTTGACGACCATCAGTGCTGGAACAGCGACTTGCGTCCTTCAGTCTTGTTACAGGATTGGGGCCAGTTCTCTATTGGCCTGTCAGGAATCGTTATGGTTTGTGCTGAAAGTTTCTCCTTCAGAGTTATCACGCTTTTATCTGCCAAATTCGGTAGTGTAGAGCTGGCCTCGCAAACTGTGGTGACCACCATCTCCATGTTTCTCTTCCAATTCCCGTTTTCCTTTGGTATTTGCTCGTCCGTTAGGCTTGCTAATTATATTGGAGCACGCTCTCATAACTGCGTGACAGTGATGAGAGTTGCCACAGTGGCAACTGCTGTCATTGGACTGATAAACTTTAGTATCATGTTCTTCTTCCGAGGATGGCTGCCCCATATTTTTACtgatgacgaggaggtgaTTAAATTTACTGCCAACTTGCTCCGTGGTGTGGCCTTCAACGAGTTCGGGGACGCCGTCAACGCCATTTTTTCCTCCCTTTTGAGAGGCCAGGGCCGCCAAAACATCGGCTCAGTGTTGAATCTGACGGCCTACTACATGATTGCCATTCCTCTGGAGTTGTTGTTTGGCTTCTACTTTGGGTTAGGAGTTGCTGGCTTGTGGGTCGGCTTTCTACTCGGAGAGCTTTTCCTGTCTGCAGCCGAAGTTTATTTAATCTGGTCTACAAACTGGGACGGGCTTATAGAAAAAAACCAAGCCATTGTGTAA
- a CDS encoding putative permease, whose product MVSFVRLRKAVELKSSKLGNTPATPWINNDIVPLPPHRRTWDMWTFMGFWAINNLCISNYQVGSTLISIGNSVWMAMVANVIGRIIICLMAILNGQVGAEYHIGYPVFSRCVWGMRGSYIAIVQRIMLGVVWLSTQSWTGGLCISLILSSLAPGYQNMKNTMPASTHMETKEFVGFVIYCVLMCGMIYVPPEKSSKLLTTLNVMTGATLFGMMVYCLKAAHGAGPLLSEPALANTAWDKGWAIMAGIKTTIGTIAVGLTNQPDYNRFARSPKDPLIGQIVSILFYGSIVPLIGCLTTSASAKLYPDTDGGIWNPPLLAARWLDDDYNAKSRAGAFFCGVGLLAGQLAINTVDNAFSAGMDFSGLFPKFLTLRRGAYVGLCISILIQPWQLLSTAGVFINVMSAYAVLLGAMTGIMVCDYWAVRKRKLKLMDMFEPSSRSIYWFRGGFNWRSFTAWIIGFAPLMPGFVNACNSNIEIPSGAKHLYQLAFIYGFIVSFLLHYCFNLLSPPSGLGELDTINPFGTFTEQEARNLGICWDESEESDAPDYDRPEKASKDAEVKIREVSL is encoded by the coding sequence ATGGTGAGCTTTGTCAGACTGAGAAAGGCcgtcgagctcaagagcTCAAAACTGGGGAACACCCCGGCTACGCCGTGGATCAACAACGATATTGTTCCACTGCCTCCACATCGCCGTACATGGGACATGTGGACGTTTATGGGCTTTTGggccatcaacaaccttTGTATTTCGAATTACCAGGTTGGCTCGACGCTGATCTCGATCGGAAATTCTGTTTGGATGGCTATGGTGGCCAACGTAATCGGAAGAATAATTATATGTCTGATGGCTATTTTGAACGGACAAGTCGGAGCAGAGTACCATATCGGATACCCCGTGTTCAGTCGTTGCGTGTGGGGTATGAGAGGCTCGTACATTGCTATCGTGCAGAGAATCATGCTCGGAGTCGTTTGGCTGTCCACGCAGTCCTGGACGGGAGGTCTTTGCATCTCCCTAATTCTCTCTTCGCTGGCACCAGGCTACCAAAACATGAAAAACACCATGCCTGCTAGCACGCACATGGAAACTAAGGAATTTGTCGGCTTTGTCATATACTGCGTCCTCATGTGCGGAATGATCTATGTTCCTCCTGAAAAATCGTCCAAACTGCTTACAACGCTGAACGTGATGACCGGTGCAACTCTGTTTGGCATGATGGTGTACTGTCTGAAGGCTGCTCACGGGGCTGGTCCCCTCCTATCTGAGCCGGCACTGGCAAACACAGCGTGGGACAAAGGTTGGGCCATCATGGCAGGAATCAAAACTACAATTGGAACCATTGCCGTGGGATTGACCAACCAGCCGGATTACAACCGGTTTGCAAGAAGCCCTAAGGACCCTCTCATTGGTCAGATTGTTTCAATTCTATTCTATGGCTCGATTGTCCCACTCATTGGCTGTCTCACCACTTCTGCCTCAGCCAAACTGTATCCAGATACCGACGGCGGCATCTGGAACCCTCCTCTTTTGGCCGCTAGATGGCTTGACGACGACTATAATGCCAAGAGCAGAGCTGGCGCCTTTTTCTGTGGTGTTGGCTTGCTAGCCGGGCAATTGGCCATCAACACGGTCGACAACGCATTTTCTGCCGGAATGGACTTTTCTGGCCTCTTCCCTAAGTTTTTAACTTTGAGAAGAGGTGCCTATGTGGGGCTCTGCATCTCCATTCTTATCCAGCCTTGGCAGCTTCTCTCGACTGCTGGTGTTTTCATTAATGTTATGTCTGCGTATGCGGTGCTTTTGGGGGCAATGACAGGAATCATGGTGTGCGATTACTGGGCTGTtagaaaaagaaaactcAAGCTGATGGACATGTTTGAGCCAAGCAGCAGATCTATCTACTGGTTCAGGGGAGGCTTCAATTGGCGTTCTTTTACAGCTTGGATTATAGGTTTTGCACCGCTGATGCCCGGCTTTGTCAACGCTTGCAACTCCAACATCGAGATTCCTTCCGGAGCCAAACATCTCTACCAACTGGCGTTCATTTATGGCTTCATTGTTTCTTTCCTGCTCCACTATTGCTTCAACCTTCTGTCGCCGCCTTCCGGACTCGGCGAGTTGGACACCATCAATCCGTTTGGAACGTTCACGGAGCAGGAAGCCCGAAACCTCGGCATATGTTGGGACGAATCCGAGGAGAGCGACGCTCCAGATTACGACAGGCCCGAGAAAGCTTCGAAGGACGCTGAAGTCAAAATTAGAGAGGTCTCACTTTAG
- a CDS encoding Hydantoin utilization protein A has protein sequence MVNQKLLIGVDVGGTNTDSVLINPLALDTSNRGVLSWNKSATTADVSDGIQKAIRSLLTDCPEVAKNEIASVTIGTTHFINAVIEQDAAKLEKVAVLRLSTNYSKYAPPFSDFPGGLRSVMEGYTAIIKGGHRIDGTEVQPLDERSVREHALKIRDLGINSIVINGQFAPMYHDHEQRAAEIVRSVLPKANIVLSSTISTIGFIEREDASIINASIMSFARKIILSFKNAIRHIGLECPLLLTQNDGTVVSTAEAMKTPVKTFSSGATNSMRGAAILCAEEDWAKGQSIIVADIGGTTTDVGLLLPSGFPRQSSAYSFIAGVRTNFSMPHVESIGLGGGSIVKIAKDLTIGPESTGANLLTEGLVFGGKTTTATDLTVAIGLEDETIEDKSIFQVGDGQKVVGKFSEDVKQAFKQEVKEMLENAIDRMKTSPEPIPVLLVGGGSMIAPQELDGASKVFRPPFFGVVNAIGAAVGKISATVQAIKRMEPSDDKDALLEQLKLQAVEKAVAKGAIRDSLVYDDIVVNPIPYVPNTIEFMVKVIGEVDYQAMHYSVPDEGDSEFEESGGSVAKHSETSANYIEHHLKFDVRAYRPFINSEKEWILSEIDCEFLRIGTYILGCGGGGTPYHHYLALRHMVRAGKPVKVIRAQDFPKYQKGDGAVVAVGYAGSPTVGLEQLSGDEMVHGYNLVKRFSNITPQASLPWEIGGGNGLTGLKIAADLGIPCVDADFMGRAYPLLWQMIPVCYSEQPCFPPCALADGNGTTMLLSEAASDVIVEKVFRAALSEIGAHCGMVSFMTAEDISQRSIHNTTSLAWKIGRAVHTARQNSEVQNCAEYIIEACGGPETAKKIFTGKIIRVDRRLFKGHVYGEIDVKDENSDAVMTIPFKNENIYCELDENGSKKITASVPDLISVNDAETGEALGTQDYRYGLHVFVLVISPSTRWTDTAEALRTGGPSSFGYDFGYTPIGTYVKPHSVIEEYMS, from the coding sequence ATGGTGAACCAAAAACTGCTTATAGGAGTCGATGTTGGTGGCACAAACACCGACTCGGTGCTGATCAATCCCCTTGCACTGGACACATCGAACCGTGGAGTCCTCTCGTGGAACAAGTCTGCCACAACGGCCGATGTTTCGGACGGAATCCAGAAAGCCATCAGGAGTCTACTGACGGATTGTCCAGAAGTGGCCAAAAACGAAATTGCCTCGGTGACTATTGGAACCACTCACTTCATCAACGCGGTCATTGAACAGGATGCGGcaaagctggaaaaagtaGCCGTTCTCCGGTTGAGTACCAACTACTCCAAGTATGCTCCTCCATTTTCCGACTTTCCTGGCGGGCTCCGTTCAGTTATGGAAGGATACACAGCCATTATTAAAGGTGGTCACAGAATTGATGGGACAGAAGTTCAGCCATTGGATGAAAGGTCGGTTAGAGAACATGCGCTCAAGATTCGCGATCTGGGAATTAACTCCATCGTGATTAACGGACAATTTGCCCCAATGTATCATGACCACGAgcaaagagcagcagaaattgTGCGTTCCGTTCTTCCAAAAGCCAACATTGTTCTTTCCAGTACAATTTCAACAATCGGCTTTATTGAGCGCGAGGATGCCTCCATCATCAATGCCTCTATCATGTCTTTTGCCAGAAAAATCATTCTGTCTTTCAAGAATGCCATTCGCCATATTGGATTGGAGTGTCCGCTTCTTCTCACCCAGAACGATGGAACTGTTGTTTCCACTGCGGAAGCCATGAAAACGCCCGTGAAGACCTTCTCGTCGGGTGCCACCAATTCTATGCGAGGAGCAGCTATTTTGTGTGCCGAGGAAGACTGGGCCAAAGGCCAATCGATCATTGTGGCGGATATTGGCGGTACTACCACGGACGTTGGTCTGCTGCTTCCTTCCGGCTTTCCCCGTCAGTCTTCTGCGTATTCCTTTATTGCTGGCGTGAGAACCAATTTCTCAATGCCTCACGTGGAGTCTATCGGCCTCGGGGGCGGTTCTATAGTCAAGATAGCCAAGGACCTCACCATTGGGCCGGAATCAACAGGCGCAAATCTGCTAACAGAGGGACTGGTgtttggaggaaaaactACAACTGCGACTGACTTGACGGTTGCAATTGGTCTGGAAGACGAAACTATCGAGGATAAAAGCATATTCCAGGTTGGCGATGGTCAGAAAGTGGTTGGCAAATTTTCTGAGGATGTGAAGCAAGCGTTCAAGCAAGAAGTAAAGgaaatgctggaaaatgccaTTGACAGAATGAAGACGTCTCCTGAACCAATACCTGTGCTGCTCGTTGGGGGAGGATCGATGATTGCTCCACAGGAGCTGGACGGTGCAAGCAAGGTATTCAGACCACCATTTTTTGGAGTGGTCAACGCCATTGGAGCAGCTGTGGGCAAGATCTCGGCCACCGTCCAGGCTATCAAACGGATGGAGCCGTCAGACGATAAGGATGCccttctggagcagctaAAGCTTCAGGCCGTGGAAAAAGCAGTGGCCAAGGGTGCAATAAGAGACTCTTTGGTCTATGATGACATTGTTGTGAACCCGATTCCTTACGTCCCAAACACAATCGAGTTCATGGTGAAAGTCATTGGTGAAGTAGACTACCAGGCTATGCACTACTCTGTTCCTGACGAAGGAGACAGTGAGTTTGAAGAATCCGGAGGTAGTGTTGCAAAACACTCTGAAACCTCTGCAAACTATATTGAGCATCATCTGAAGTTCGATGTGAGGGCCTACAGACCATTCATTAACAGCGAGAAAGAGTGGATCTTATCTGAAATTGACTGTGAATTTTTAAGAATCGGTACATATATTTTGGGATGCGGCGGAGGAGGAACACCATACCACCATTATTTGGCCTTGAGACACATGGTTCGTGCTGGCAAGCCCGTGAAGGTGATCAGGGCGCAAGactttccaaaatatcAGAAAGGTGACGGAGCCGTCGTCGCGGTCGGCTACGCTGGATCTCCAACGGTCGGCTTAGAACAACTTTCGGGCGACGAGATGGTGCACGGGTACAACTTGGTGAAACGGTTCAGCAACATCACGCCTCAGGCGTCGCTTCCATGGGAAATTGGAGGCGGAAATGGTTTGACTGGGCTCAAAATAGCAGCAGATCTGGGTATCCCCTGTGTGGATGCAGATTTTATGGGCAGAGCGTATCCGCTGTTGTGGCAGATGATTCCGGTTTGCTATTCCGAGCAGCCATGTTTTCCACCCTGTGCGCTCGCAGATGGCAACGGAACAACCATGTTGCTTTCTGAGGCTGCCAGCGACGTGATCGTGGAGAAAGTGTTTAGGGCGGCGTTGTCAGAGATCGGAGCACATTGCGGCATGGTTTCGTTCATGACCGCAGAAGACATTTCCCAGAGGAGTATCCACAATACCACATCGCTCGCCTGGAAGATTGGGAGAGCAGTTCACACTGCACGGCAGAATTCTGAGGTGCAAAACTGCGCCGAGTATATTATTGAGGCCTGTGGTGGACCCGAAACAGCgaagaaaatatttacCGGAAAAATCATTCGAGTTGATAGACGGCTGTTCAAAGGCCATGTTTACGGCGAGATTGACgtcaaggacgagaacaGCGACGCTGTAATGACAATTCCGTTCAAGAATGAAAATATCTACTGTGAGCTAGATGAAAATGGcagcaagaaaatcacagCTTCAGTGCCGGATTTGATTTCTGTCAATGACGCAGAGACAGGCGAGGCTCTTGGTACACAGGACTATCGGTACGGGTTACACGTATTTGTACTTGTGATTTCTCCAAGCACAAGATGGACCGACACGGCCGAGGCGCTCAGAACAGGAGGTCCGTCAAGCTTTGGCTACGATTTTGGCTACACTCCAATCGGAACCTACGTAAAGCCTCATAGCGTGATAGAGGAATATATGAGCTag
- a CDS encoding RAD1 Single-stranded DNA endonuclease: MQPESSKEVEAIDKKTTAVLETISIHDAEVAAGIEIFAEDDTHLHRALKERHIGMITLVGVFGTGLFLSSGGTLAKTGPVGMCLSYLIVGLIVGMNQMALAEVAALAPLTGSTIRHAEIFIDDAVGFALGWLKVWNAILPGALVSTALIMQYWSSLSPGIWITVYMVPICFTNIFSIRIYGEVEFVFALLKIALILILVLAGLVVDLGGVKGQERLGFHYWRDPGPFASYIKTGSVGQFIGFWAALSSVVYAYGGVQGIALLAGETRNPRTNIPKAAKRILYRVVGLYMIAVFILSIIVPYDDPKIATSDGTAAHSPYVIAFEKAGIKVLPDIVNALTLSSAWSESNLGITQTSRILFSLAAKGQAPKILLKSSKKLKVPYVGVAVGLVFLTLAYMTLDSTAANVFSWFQNITSSVLLLEWIIISINNIRMNKALKVQGYSRSDLPYTNKIAKASAWISLFGSTLLLVTGGFTTFIHGHWDTSTLFSSYCSPILFVIFYLGYKFVKKTKQVPLEEICLPALMDDYHSKPEPPSEPLRGWKLLTFLWA; encoded by the coding sequence ATGCAACCAGAAAGCTCCAAAGAAGTCGAGGCGATCGACAAAAAAACCACTGCTGTTCTAGAAACAATCAGCATCCACGATGCCGAAGTGGCAGCAGGCATCGAGATCTTCGCAGAGGACGACACCCATCTGCACAGAGCTCTGAAGGAGAGACACATCGGTATGATCACCCTGGTCGGAGTGTTTGGTACCGGGTTGTTTCTCAGCAGCGGAGGAACGCTTGCCAAGACAGGGCCTGTCGGTATGTGCCTGTCGTACCTGATTGTGGGCCTGATTGTGGGTATGAACCAGATGGCACTTGCTGAGGTGGCTGCACTGGCTCCGTTGACCGGATCCACCATCCGCCACGCAGAAATCTTCATCGATGATGCCGTTGGCTTTGCGTTGGGCTGGCTCAAAGTCTGGAACGCCATTCTTCCCGGCGCGCTTGTTTCCACCGCTCTTATCATGCAGTACTGGAGCAGCCTGTCGCCGGGGATCTGGATCACCGTCTACATGGTTCCTATCTGCTTCACCAACATTTTCTCCATCCGAATCTACGGTGAGGTCGAGTTTGTGTTTGCTTTGCTGAAAATCGCTCTGATCTTGATTCTTGTCCTGGCCGGCCTCGTGGTCGACCTTGGCGGAGTGAAGGGCCAGGAAAGACTTGGTTTCCACTACTGGAGAGACCCTGGTCCCTTTGCATCGTACATCAAGACTGGTAGCGTGGGACAGTTCATTGGTTTCTGGGCTGCTCTGTCGTCTGTGGTGTATGCTTATGGAGGAGTTCAGGGAATTGCTCTGCTGGCCGGAGAGACCAGAAACCCTCGTACTAACATTCCAAAAGCCGCAAAGAGAATCCTGTACAGAGTTGTCGGTCTGTACATGATCGCCGTGTTCATTTTGAGTATCATTGTTCCATACGACGACCCAAAAATTGCAACCAGCGACGGCACTGCCGCACACTCGCCATACGTGATTGCTTTCGAAAAAGCCGGTATTAAAGTGCTCCCAGATATCGTCAACGCGCTGACGTTGTCGTCTGCGTGGTCCGAGTCGAATCTCGGCATCACCCAGACCTCACGTATTCTGTTCTCGCTCGCTGCCAAGGGCCAGGCCCCTAAAATCCTgctcaagagcagcaaaaaaCTCAAGGTGCCTTACGTGGGGGTTGCTGTTGGACTGGTCTTCCTGACCTTGGCGTACATGACGCTGGACTCCACGGCAGCCAACGTGTTCAGCTGGTTCCAGAACATTACGTCTTCCGTCCTGCTTCTGGAGTGGATCATCATCTCAATCAACAATATCAGAATGAACAAGGCTCTCAAGGTCCAGGGCTACAGCCGCAGCGACCTTCCGTACACCAACAAAATTGCCAAGGCCAGTGCGTGGATCTCGCTGTTCGGTTCGACCCTTCTGCTGGTCACTGGTGGCTTCACGACCTTCATCCACGGCCACTGGGACACCTCCACGCTGTTCTCATCCTACTGCTCTCCTATTCTGTTTGTGATCTTTTATCTCGGATACAAGTTCGTGAAAAAAACCAAACAGGTGCCTCTAGAGGAGATTTGTCTTCCAGCACTGATGGATGACTACCACAGCAAGCCTGAGCCTCCATCCGAGCCGCTAAGAGGCTGGAAACTTCTCACTTTCCTCTGGGCTTAG